The Polyangium mundeleinium genome contains the following window.
GTTCGAGGCGCACGTGGCGGCCTTCGAGGGTGACGGGGCGCGGATCCATGCCGCCTTGTACCGCGAACGGTCGGGGGCGGGGAGGCGTCAGCGGGTTTCGAGGAGGATCGTCGTCTCGTACGTGCCTTTTGCCGTCCGCACGGTATGCCATCCGCGGCCGATCGAGGTCGCGGCGATGTGCCAGAAGAACCAGTCGCCGTAATGCTCGATGGCCCCCTGCGAAATGCCCCAGCCGGCCGTGGGCGAGGGCTCGCGCGAGGCTTGCTCCTTCCACGAGGGCACGCGGATGTGAAACCCGCCGTCCGTGATCACCGGCTCGTCGATCTTGCCGATCGCCGTGAACGGCCCCTTTTCGTCGTGCGTCGCTCGAAAAAAGCCGAGCTCGTCCCCCCGGAACGCGACGAAATGCGCGGGCTCCCCTGCCTCCCCCGAGGGCCAGGAAAAACCGTTGATCGAGGCCGTCTGGAGCTCTCTCCCGTCGTCGGACCCGCGGACCCGCGACAGCCGCATGGCGACAATCGAGCCGAGGTGCGCGCAGAGCTCGCGCCGTAGGGTCGTGGAGACCTCGATCCGCACGGTGGACGCGCCCAGGATCTCGACCTCGCCGAACACCTCGAAATCGGCGTTCTCCCCGGCGAACACGATCCGAGCGCCCTCGCGGCCGGCGCGAAACGGCGGGCGCCTCGCCGCGCGATGGTCGAGGACCGTGAGCCCGCAGCCGTCCGCCACGGCGTCGTAATCGAACGAGGGCACGATCTCCGCCCGATGCATGCCGGCCTCGACGATGACCGACGTCCCCTCGACCCGCACGCGGAGCTCGCCCTTCCCGAGCGCCGGTTCGCCCTCGGGAACCGTGCCGCTCTTCGGTGCATTTTTCGAAGGAAACGTCGACGCCCTCGGGGCGCGCGCCGAGGCCCATACCCCGGCGCCGACCAGCGCGCCCGCGAGGGCCGGGATCACGATCACGATGGCACGCCGGTGCATTTGATGGGCGAGGGCGGCGAGCAGGAATGCCGCTGCAAAAGGGAACACGAGCAGGCGCGCATACGCGGTCGTGCCCGTGAACAACCCGAAGGCCGCCACGACGAACCAGAACCCCGCGAGCGCAGCCGTCACCGCAGCGCCGAGCTTCTCCCGGCGCGTCACGAGCGCAACACCGAGGACGAGCGCGAGCACGACGACGAGGGGCCCGAGGACCTGATGCTCGAAAAAGGCCGCCGACGGCACGGAAAATCCCCGCGGCTGCGAGAGCGCGTACGCGACGCCTCCCGCGGCGTGACAGAAGGCCGTGATCCCGAGCAGCCCCCGCACCGCGGCGTCCCCCGTTCTTGCCATCCCGCCCACGGTATCCCGCGATGCCGCCGGGATCCAGGGCGCACGTGATTGCCTGCGGCCCGAGCGCCGCGGTAGCGTTCGTTCTGTGATACGTCGCCGCGCGTTTCGCCTCGCCCTCCTGGCCCTCGCCGCCTGCGGCCCCACGAGCGTCCCTTCGCCGCGCCTCACGGAGCCACCACGCGAGGCGCCCGAAGACGCGCCCCCGCCGTGGCCTTTCGCCGATACGATCTTGCCCGCGCCGCCGGCCCAGGGAACACCGACCGAGCCAGGCCCGCGCCCGGGTTTGCCCGAGGGCCTCGTTCGCGCCGTGGAGACGCTGTTTCGAAGCGGGCTCGCCGATCCGCGAGGACTGCCGTATCACGAGGTCTCGATCACGCTCACGACGCAGCCGGAAGGGCCTGGCGAGGTCGTCGCGACGAAAGGCTTCGTGCTCCCGGGGCCGGAGCACAAGCCGCGCTTCGGCGTCCTGTGGAATGGCCTCGTATATCCGCTTGTCTCCGTCGGCCCCGCGGCGGACCTGCGCGCCGACATCGAGGCGCTCCGGGCGAGCGACAAGCGCATCTGCGAACAGCAGACCGCGCATTTCCCGGACATGCCTTGCATCCGGGCGCACGCGCCCCGGCCGGAGATTCATTCCCACCGGCTCGAAGAGATCCTGCCGATGCACGTCGCGATCCTCGTGCAGCTCGGCGAGGACACGCTCACGCGCTCGGTATGGGAGCGCTGGGCCAGGGGCGGCGAGCTCGACGCCGTCCCCGAAATCGCGGGGCGCGAGCGGGACATTTTCGCGCGCCTCGCCGAGCATTTTCTGCATGGGCTGCGGGACCGCGGGTTCTGGGCCCACGTGCGCGGGGACGACGCGCTCGCGCTCGCGAGCTTGCGTGGCCTCGGCCGAATCTCGCCTGCGCTTTCCGCGCGCGCCGCCGCGCTCGGGGCCAGCGAACAAACCATAAACACTCTCGCAGAGCCACCGGGGCCCTTGCTCGTGGACCAGGAGAAACGTGCCGCGCGACCGGCCCCGAAGGGTCTGCCGTCGCCCTTGCCCGCGGATCCAGCGGCGCGCGTGACGACGCTCGTCGCCGCGCTCGGCGAGGTGCGAGAGCCTGCGTTCGGGCGGTCTGGCGTGCAGGCCCAGGTCTTCGAAGACCCGATCTTGCAGGCCCTGCTCGCGGAAGGTGAAGCCGCTGTCCTGCCGCTCGCGGAGGCGCTCGCGAACGACGAACGCTACACGCGATCGATATGGTACGAGCCGCACGGCATCGTGCTGCTCACGGTGCGCGACGTCGCGGAGCTCGCCCTCGACACGCTCGCCGCGGATCTCCCGCTCGCGCCCGCGCCGCCGAACGAGACGAAGACCCAAAAGGCCGAACGATTCAAGCAGGCTGCGGAAACGTACAAATCTCTCCCCGTGGACGAGCGCTGGTTCCGCGATCTCGCGGACGAGACCGCGGGGCCGGGGCGGTGGGTCCAGGCTGCCACGCGAATCGTCGGGCCCACGGACGCGCCCGGCCGGAGCCCCGACGCCTCCGATTTCCTCGCGCTCTTCGTGCGCGTCGACGGTCCGCCCAAACCTCGCTTCGCGGGACTTGTATCCCGAAAAAATCCCTCGGTCACCGAGCTCCTCGCGCAGCGCATGAAGCAGCTCGCCGTGATGAAATCACCCGCGCACCTGCGGGCCTCGTGCGAGATGGGCCTGCTCCTCGCGTTGTGGGACCCGAAGGGCGCCGCGCGCCCGCTCCGCGAGGGGACCGACCCTTTGCGCAAAGCGTGGAAGGACCTCAAGGACCCGAGCGCCGACGACGAGCTTGGCCCATGCCTCGCCGTGCTCTTCGCGGCGCGAGGCGCCTTGGGCGACGAACGAGCGTTCGACGAATACGCCTCGTGGATCCGCGCGATCGATCCCGCGACCGTGCCCCCGAAGGCAGGCACGCTCCGCACGCTCCTCGCGCCCCTGGCCCTCCGCCCCACGCGCCCTTCGATCGTCGCGGCCGGCCGCGCGATGTTCGGGACGAAGACCTCGCTTTGGGCCGTCCGCTTCCGCCGCGGCGAGCGCGACGATCTGCTCGATCCCGCCTTGCTCCCGATTCCCGGCATGCGAGAGCTCGCCCTCGCGGCCCTGGAGGATCGGTCGGCGGTCGGCACCATCGAGCTCGGCGCCTACGGCGAAGTCGAGTGGGGCCTCGACGGAGCGGGCGAATTCGACCGCGAGCACGAGCAAGTCGATCCGCGGGATCCCGGCGCCGCGCCGTCCTCCACGAAAATGCCCCTCCGCGCCTGTGATCGTGTCGCGGCGGGGCTCGCGCGGCGTATCGGATCGGCCGCGCCCTTCCGGATGTACTGGATCGAGACGCGGCGCGACGACGCCATCTCCGCGCTCCGGGCCTTCGTCGTGACGAAGTCCGAGCCGCCCCGCGCCCCCTGAACGGCATTTTCATCCACAATCGACAAAACCCGGAGAAGATGCGGCCGAGCGCGTCCGCGACGGAAATGTTTTCTCTTCGGGGACGGCTCGCCCAAGGGGCTGTTCATCCGCTATGCTTCGTGCGGGCGAAGGCCCCCCCACGCGCCATGACGAACGTCGCATTGCTCGGGTACGGCCGCTTCGGCGCGGCCATGGCCTCGCTCCTCCGGGACGCGGACGTCGACGTGCGGGCCTTCGATCCTCGCTCCCCCGTGCCGGACGAAATGCGCGTCGCGTCGATCCCGGATCTCGTTCGAGACCGCGATTTCGTGATCGTCGCCGTCCCCGTCACCGCCATGCCCCGCGCATTCGCGACGATGCGGCCGCTCCTCTCGCCCTCGCAGATCGTCGTCGACGTGGGTAGCGTCAAGCTCGGCCCCTCGGCTGCCATGAACGAATGCTTCGGCGCCGCGATCCCCTGGGTCGCCACGCATCCCCTGTTCGGCCCGATCAGCCTCTCGCGGGGCGAGCGCCCACTCGTCGCGGTGGTATGCCCGAACGCGACGCACCCGAGCGCCGTCGAGCGGGTCGTCGCGCTCTACGAGCGCATCGGCTGCACGGTCGTCCTGGAGCACGAGGCCACGCACGATCGCAACATGGCCTGGACGCACGCGCTCGCATTCTTCGTGGCCAAGGGTATGCTCGACGCGTCCGTGCCCCTCGACATCCCGTACGCGCCTCCCTCCTTTCAAGCGCTCGCGCGGACCGTGGAGGCCGCCCGGTCGGACGCGGGGCACCTTTATGCCGCGCTCCACCGCGAAAATCCCTATGCCGCCGAGGCCCGCCGGAAGCTCGTCGAAGCGCTCCTCGCCGCCGATCAGAATCTCTCCGGATCGGACGGGATGGCTCCGCCGCCGTCGTCCTCGCTCGTCCTCTTGCCCTCCGCGGCGGGCTCGCAGGCCTTGCGCGAGACGCGCGACCTCATCGACGACCTCGATCGCGAAATCGTGGAGCTCCTCGGGCGCAGGGCCCAGCTCGCACGGCGCGCGGCGCGCGAAAAGGCGAAGCTCGGACGCCCTGTGCGGGATCCCGAACGCGAGGCGGAGCTTTTCGAAGCGCGGCGGCGCTGGGCGGCCGAGCGTGATCTCGATCCGGCGTCGGTGCACGAAATCTTCGACGCCATTCTCCGATTCTCCAGGCGCCTCCAGCACGACGAACCCATCGACGAGGCGGACTGATCTTTTTCCGGGCCGGCTGAGGCCGCCACAGCATCCAACAGAACAGGGACCATAGGGGGAACTTACATGATTGTCACGCTCGAGCCCGACGCGCCCGAGTCGCGCGCCGAGGCGGTCGTTCGCCTCGCAGCGCGGTATCCGGGGGTCTCGGTCCAGAAATTCGTCTTCCGGGGCGAATCCACCTCCATCATCGAGGTGCACCTCATCGGCTCGACGCGCGCCGTGCCGACGGAGCCCTTCGAAAGCCTGCCCGGCGTGCACAAGGTCGTCCGCGTCTCCCGGAAATACCGGCTCATCGGCCGGCACCACCCGGACGCCGAGACGCACGGGTTCGAGTACAACGGCATCCATTTCGACGAGAAGCGTGTCCACGTCTTCGCCGGCCTCTGCGCCGTCGACACGCGCGAGCACGTCGCCCACATGATGGCCGCGCTCGAAAAGGCGGGCATCCGGACGACGCGCATGGGCGCGTACAAGCCGCGCACGAGCCCCTACGATTTCCAGGGCCTCGGCAAAACCTGTTTGCCCTGGGTCTTCGAGCTCGCGGGCAAGCACGGCATCCAGGTGATCGCCATGGAGGTCACCGACGCGCGCCAGATCGACGAGATCAACACGGCGCTCGCCTCCGCGGGCGAGCCGACCGGCGTCATGCTCCAGATCGGCACGCGCAACACGCAGAACTTCGAGCTCCTGAAGCAAGTGGGCCAGCAGCGCCGTTTCCCGGTCCTCTTCAAGCGCGGCATGGGCATCTCGCTCGAAGAGTCCTTGAACGCGTGCGAATACGTGGCGAGCGAGGGGAACCCGAACATCGTGTTTTGCCTGCGCGGCGTGAAGACACACCTCGGCGATCCCCACCGGAACCTGGTGGACTTCTCGCACGTGCCCGTCCTCCGCCGGCAGACGCGCCTGCCCGTGTGCATCGATCCCTCGCACGCCGTGGGCCGCATGGACAACGCGCCCGACGGCCTGCCGGACATTTTTCACGTGGTGGGGCAGGGGATCATCGCGGGCGCATCCATGGTGCTCGTCGATTTCCACCCGCGGCCGGACGAGGCGCTCTGCGACGGCCCGCAAGCCTTGGACCTCTCGGCCTTGCCGCGGTTCGCGCGGTACGTGGAGAGCGTGCGGCACGCGTACGAAGGGATCGTCCGCGAGGTCGGCGCGGGCGCGGCGGCGGCGACCGAGCCTCACGCCGCTTGATCGGAGCCCGGGGCGCCGTGGAGGGGATTTCGGTCGCTTGCCTCGGCCCCGCGGGCACGTTCAGCGAGGAGGCGGCCTCGCGCCATTTCGGGCAAGACGCCCGTCCCGTCTTCTGCACCTCGATCGACGACGTCTTCGACGGGATGGAGGCGCGCGCCGCCCGCTTCGGCGTCGTGCCCGTGGAAAACTCCCTCGAAGGCGCGATCGGCCATACCCTCGACCGGCTCGTCGCCTCGCCGCTCCGCATCTCCGGCGAGGTCGCGCTCCCCATCCGCCAGCACCTGCTCCGGCGCGAGGGGCGGCTCGAAGGGATCACGCGGGTCTACGGGCACGCGCAATCCCTCGCGCAATGCCAGCGATTCTTGAAAGATACACTCCCGCTGGCCGAGCGCGTCGCGGTCTCCAGCAACGCCGAAGCCGCGCGCCTCGCCGCGCGGGAGCCGGGGACCGCGGCCCTCGCGGGCAAACGCGCGGCGGCGATCCACGCGCTCACCATCCTCGCCGAGGGAGTCGAGGACGATCCGACGAACACCACACGCTTCCTGGTGATCGGCGAAACGAGCGCCGCGCCCTCGGGTCACGACAAAACCTCGCTCGTCATGTCAGCGCCGAACCGCCCAGGCTCGATGCTCGCGCTGCTCCGCCCCTTCTCGCGGCACGGCGTCAGCATGACCAAGCTCGAATCCCGCCCCTCGCGGCGAGGTCTTTGGGATTACCTCTTTTTCGTCGACGTCGAGGGCCACGCGAAGGACGTCAACGTGCGCCACGCGCTCGTCGAGCTGGAAGCGCGCGCGGGTTACCTCAAAGTCCTCGGCTCGTACCCGATGGCGCGCCCCTGAGCGGAACTTCCTCGCCCCGGCTCCGGCTCCTCGCGTACCATGGAAACCATGGAATACGCGCACGGTCGGCCGAGGTCTGGATCCAGCATGAGCGCACCTGCATCGCTCGTCGTTCTCGTCTCTTCGCTTGTGATCGTCGCGGCGCCGGCGTGCGTCGCGCCCGACGAGGACGAGCCGTTCGTCGACACGGCGAGCTTTGCGTACACGGTCCCGGCAAAGGGGACAGCAACGACGCTCGACGTGGCCGGCTGGAACCTGGAGTGGTTCGGTGATACGAGCCGCGGGCCCACGAACGACACGCTGCAGCGGCAGAACGCATACGACGTGATCAGCGGCGCCGACATGGATCTCTGGGGCGTGCAAGAGATCGTGAGCGTCTCGCAGTGGAACACGCTCAAATCACAGCTCGTCGGGTACGCCGGCATCTTGTCGAACGATCCGATCGTGACGAGCGGCTCCTCGTATTACACCACGTCCGAGCAGAAGCTCGGCTTCCTCTACAAAACCTCGGTCGCCACGGTGCAAAGCGCGCGCGTCATCCTGACCGCCTACGACTACGAGTTCGCCGGACGGCCGCCGCTCGAAGTGAAGCTCTCGGTCACGCTGAACGGCACGACGGAGAACGTGGTCGTCATCATCCTCCACATGAAGGCGCTCGCCGATTCCGCGAGCTACCTGCGCAGGGTCGACGCATCC
Protein-coding sequences here:
- a CDS encoding prephenate dehydrogenase/arogenate dehydrogenase family protein, which codes for MTNVALLGYGRFGAAMASLLRDADVDVRAFDPRSPVPDEMRVASIPDLVRDRDFVIVAVPVTAMPRAFATMRPLLSPSQIVVDVGSVKLGPSAAMNECFGAAIPWVATHPLFGPISLSRGERPLVAVVCPNATHPSAVERVVALYERIGCTVVLEHEATHDRNMAWTHALAFFVAKGMLDASVPLDIPYAPPSFQALARTVEAARSDAGHLYAALHRENPYAAEARRKLVEALLAADQNLSGSDGMAPPPSSSLVLLPSAAGSQALRETRDLIDDLDREIVELLGRRAQLARRAAREKAKLGRPVRDPEREAELFEARRRWAAERDLDPASVHEIFDAILRFSRRLQHDEPIDEAD
- the pheA gene encoding prephenate dehydratase, which encodes MEGISVACLGPAGTFSEEAASRHFGQDARPVFCTSIDDVFDGMEARAARFGVVPVENSLEGAIGHTLDRLVASPLRISGEVALPIRQHLLRREGRLEGITRVYGHAQSLAQCQRFLKDTLPLAERVAVSSNAEAARLAAREPGTAALAGKRAAAIHALTILAEGVEDDPTNTTRFLVIGETSAAPSGHDKTSLVMSAPNRPGSMLALLRPFSRHGVSMTKLESRPSRRGLWDYLFFVDVEGHAKDVNVRHALVELEARAGYLKVLGSYPMARP
- a CDS encoding 3-deoxy-7-phosphoheptulonate synthase: MIVTLEPDAPESRAEAVVRLAARYPGVSVQKFVFRGESTSIIEVHLIGSTRAVPTEPFESLPGVHKVVRVSRKYRLIGRHHPDAETHGFEYNGIHFDEKRVHVFAGLCAVDTREHVAHMMAALEKAGIRTTRMGAYKPRTSPYDFQGLGKTCLPWVFELAGKHGIQVIAMEVTDARQIDEINTALASAGEPTGVMLQIGTRNTQNFELLKQVGQQRRFPVLFKRGMGISLEESLNACEYVASEGNPNIVFCLRGVKTHLGDPHRNLVDFSHVPVLRRQTRLPVCIDPSHAVGRMDNAPDGLPDIFHVVGQGIIAGASMVLVDFHPRPDEALCDGPQALDLSALPRFARYVESVRHAYEGIVREVGAGAAAATEPHAA